Proteins found in one Podarcis muralis chromosome 5, rPodMur119.hap1.1, whole genome shotgun sequence genomic segment:
- the TRIB3 gene encoding tribbles homolog 3: MSLLAQECPLVVASQKKQRLDFDDASETSIPEAKRPRLSLLPSPSPCLQPLASSPLPATDQESRISQIGPYVLLEVTEGGRCYRAVDRHTEAEYTCKVYPAKSYPEALAPYGALPAHPNIARVADVIVGDQNIYVFFQPGRDDMHNYVRRCKRLPESEAAVLFRQMAEAVAHCHQHNVVLRDLKLRKFVFADRERSKLLLENLEDSCLLKGPDDSLEDKHGCPAYVGPEILSSKASYSGKAADIWSLGVVLYTLLVGCYPFQDTKPLSLFGKIRRGRFAIPEDLSPKARCLIRCLLRKDPSERLTASGILLHPWLAPGSSSEGSWSGPSRDQGLEQVVPDVGGLREVKAKEEEEGGLYS; this comes from the exons ATGAGTCTGCTTGCGCAGGAGTGCCCTCTGGTTGTTGCATCGCAGAAGAAGCAGCGGCTGGACTTTGATGATGCATCTGAGACCAGCATCCCAGAAGCCAAGCGCCCGCGTCTCAGCCTGCTGCCCAGCCCAAGCCCCTGCCTCCAACCCCTTGCCTCCAGCCCCCTTCCTGCCACAGACCAGGAGTCGAGAATATCCCAGATTGGCCCATATGTCCTTCTGGAGGTCACCGAAGGCGGCCGCTGCTACAGGGCTGTGGACAGACACACAGAGGCAGAATACACCTGCAAG GTGTATCCCGCCAAGAGCTACCCAGAGGCGCTGGCCCCTTACGGCGCCCTTCCAGCACATCCCAACATCGCCCGTGTGGCGGATGTGATTGTTGGGGACCAGAACATTTATGTCTTCTTCCAGCCTGGGAGGGACGACATGCATAACTATGTGCGGCGGTGCAAGCGCCTTCCTGAGTCCGAGGCTGCTGTCCTCTTCCGTCAGATGGCTGAAGCGGTTGCCCACTGCCACCAGCACAACGTGGTCCTCCGGGACCTCAAACTGCGGAAATTTGTGTTTGCTGACCGAGAAAG ATCCAAACTGCTGCTGGAGAATCTGGAGGACTCGTGTTTGCTGAAAGGTCCCGACGACTCCTTAGAGGACAAGCACGGCTGCCCGGCCTACGTGGGTCCCGAGATCCTCAGCTCCAAGGCGTCCTACTCTGGCAAGGCTGCTGACATCTGGAGCCTGGGTGTGGTGCTCTATACCCTCCTCGTGGGGTGCTACCCCTTCCAAGACACCAAGCCCCTGTCTCTCTTCGGCAAGATCCGCCGTGGGCGCTTTGCCATCCCCGAGGACCTCTCGCCCAAAGCCCGCTGCCTCATCCGCTGCCTCCTGCGAAAGGACCCATCTGAGAGGCTGACGGCCAGCGGAATCCTATTGCACCCATGGCTGGCTCCTGGCAGCTCCTCCGAGGGCTCTTGGAGCGGCCCCTCCAGAGATCAGGGGCTGGAGCAGGTGGTCCCAGACGTGGGGGGCTTGAGGGAGGTCAAGgccaaagaggaagaggagggaggcctGTACAGCTGA